From Saprospiraceae bacterium, one genomic window encodes:
- a CDS encoding SRPBCC family protein has translation MALHQLTFEQKIPTELNSLWEFISSPMNLAKITPTSMDFRISKPLTSDLIYPGMIITYQVSPLWGISMEWVTEITQVVEKKYFVDEQRKGPYKIWHHEHHLIPQNDGILMRDIISYQIPFGPLGDLLNVMMIQKKIIDIFKYREAKLKIFFP, from the coding sequence ATGGCATTGCACCAACTTACTTTTGAACAAAAAATACCCACTGAATTGAATTCATTGTGGGAATTTATTAGCTCTCCCATGAATCTTGCAAAAATCACTCCCACATCCATGGATTTTAGAATATCAAAACCTTTGACATCAGATTTAATCTACCCTGGAATGATCATTACATATCAAGTGTCACCTCTATGGGGAATTTCTATGGAATGGGTCACAGAAATAACACAGGTAGTTGAAAAAAAATACTTTGTGGATGAACAAAGGAAAGGGCCCTATAAGATTTGGCACCACGAACATCATTTGATACCTCAAAATGATGGCATTTTGATGCGTGACATAATAAGTTACCAAATACCCTTTGGTCCTCTTGGAGATCTATTAAATGTGATGATGATCCAAAAAAAAATCATCGATATATTTAAGTATAGAGAA